TCTGGTGAAGGATGGCAAGATTCGTACGCTGGAAGAAATCTACCTGTACTCGCTCCCGATCAAAGAGTTTGAGATCATCGATTTCTTCCTGAACCGTCTGCTGAAGGATGAGGTGCTGAAGATCATGCCCGTCCAAAAGCAGACCCGTGCCGGTCAGCGTACCCGCTTCAAGGCGTTCGTCGCCATCGGTGACAGCAACGGTCACATCGGTCTCGGTGTGAAGTGCAGCAAGGAAGTGGCCACCGCCATCCGTGGTGCCATCATCCTGGCCAAGCTGTCGGTCGTCCCGGTGCGTCGTGGCTACTGGGGTAACAAGATCGGTCGCCCGCATACCGTACCCTGCAAGGTAAGTTGTTCAGATGTGTGGCGTGGAAGGGAAGCTATCGGGGAAACGAGTAGGAAGTGTTCTAATGATGAAGAAACTCAACTCTTATGCGGTTTTCACGGATCTCAGCAGGCTCCGCGCCGCTGATATGACGGTTTATAAGCGTCTGAAGGAACTTTCTGTTCGATAAACTCTCCCGGTACCCGCTAGTAGTGTTCGAAaagccatttttttaaatcaaatatcaTTTTCCGGTTTATTGTTATCTTACAGGTTAGCGGTAAATGTGGTTCCGTTCTGGTGCGTCTGATCCCAGCTCCTCGCGGTACCGGCATTGTATCTGCCCCGGTTCCGAAGAAGCTGCTGCAGATGGCTGGTATAGATGATTGCTATACCACCACCCGTGGTTCCACGACAACGCTTGGTAACTTCGCGAAGGCCACGTACGCAGCCATTGCCAAGACGTACGCTTTCCTGACGCCGGACTTGTGGAAGGATCTGCCGCTGAACAAGACGCCGTACCAGGAGTTCGCCGACTTCCtcgacaaaacaaacaagagcGCTCAGCGCGTCATCGAAATGTAAGGCTCATACCTGCATCTTGATAAACAAGCGCATCGCCAATCGCTGTCCAACTCTTCAGTTGCAGTGATGCTgaaggaacaataaaaaactatTCGTTTCGGTAACGTAACGATGAAAAATGTGGCGCTATAGAGTTATTTATCGAAGAAAGTAGTTAAGCTATCTTCTGGTGCGGACAATCGGAAGATGACATTAAATGTAAGCATTGTTCCGGAACATGGATGGTTGGTTTTGAGCTAGCCGCCAATATCCATGTCTAATTCCTACAACCTTTGCGGCTTTTCTACAGCTAATGTAGTGAAAATACTAATACTGGTTTAATGCTGGCacaattttttattggtttatttCATAACGACTCTTGAACGATTTGGCATGCATGGCATCCATCCGTGTACTGTCTTACGATGAGCGAAATATATAACACTTACATTAATGTGAATCCTTCAGAATGTTCTCTTCCCAACAGAGTAAATGGTGTAGTAACGGTTATACAGAGGAAATAACACGAAAGATATGCACGATTCACCGCTGTAATCATTCCAGATCTATCATGCCTTTGTTTGCGAACTTCGGTAAATTTTTCGTAATGTATGCAACATAGACTGGTGTCAGGAAGCACTGCCGGAAACTCTCCGTCATTTTTTCAATGTCAGCAAAATCCATTTCAAACCCTTCGCCTTCCTTTGGCATTTCCATGATGTCGTTTATATCTACGCACATAAACGGCACGAAGGTAGCCGCGAGCAGGAACTCTACGGaaagaaagcagcaaaaacggGACCACATATTGAGCCAAAGGATTGACAGGTAAGTTGGTTTTCCGACGACATATTCTTACCCAAATGTccacattttaatatttccaaATTGATCTCCAGCAGTGTGGGAAACTTGCGAAGATATCCAAACTTTGTCAGGCATACGATCAGTTCCTCGTGAtagaaacaaatcaattcgTCGCGGTACTGCTCGCGGGTATCGATTGAAACCGAATTGTACATGGCGTAGATAAGATCGATCGCCGGTGTTCCCCAAACGCTGAGTTGGAAATCGAGCTAAAAATCAGGAAGAATACCGATCATTACTGCTTTCACGAGACACGTGCATCGGGAACACGTCCTTCACTCACCAGCATAATATCGTCGAGCTTGCCTTCCTCGGTACGTTTGAACATCATGTTTTTGTAGTGACAATCGCCATGGTTGAGCACGTGGACGTACGACGTTGGATCGTAGCTGTAGATGGCGGACGCACGCTTAAATATTTTCTCCTTCACGTTCGCTATTCTTTCGGAGTACTGCTCGAGTCCGGGCAGTTCAGTTGCAATCGAAGACAGCAGTGCAACGTTGCTTTGccacattttcaaaaattgatcatTTTCCTCGAACAGCGTGTAGACGCCTTTGTTGAGCGTTTTCATTTCCGGATGCTttgggaaaggaagaaaagaattgtCTTATTTTTGGTGCTGACACGCAGACAGGCGAAGGAGATTTCGAACCGTATCGATAAGGAACATAGATGCAGCATGCCATCGGGCCAGCTTGGCGAAGACGACTTTCGACTCTTCCAAATCCAGCTGCTTAATCTTCATTTCGTAGCCGTTTTTGGTGATGTCTTCGAAAACCATCACCCAGATGGGTTCTTTCTCGTGATACAAAAGCCTGTAGAATTGTTAGAAGTAAACAGTGAGTTATAATGATACCATTCGCCAGTGGAGCATTGCGAGGTTCTAGAGAAGGGAAAGGCGTACTATGAGGTTTACAGTCACAGGGAAATATCAAATCTGGAGCAGAAGACTTGGAATATCCTATGCTTTGTTGAAAGAGTAATTCAATTGAAGCTACAGCTCCAAATCTATAGAACTTAAAATAATACCACTGAATATGCTGAATGAAGACTGTACAATATGCTCAGAAGGGAGTTCGATTAACCTAGGATTGCGCAATGAGACTCGCCAGACATCAGTTGACTGGTCATGCCACTAGAATGATACCAGAAAACCCAGTCCATAAAGTAGCTTAGGCCGTCTACGTGGACACAGGAGATGCTGTAGGCTCGTAATGTAAGGATCTTCTTTATCGGAAAATCAACCTCAATAGGTCttggtctgccatttctggctttctgtgactttatttacccgtagctggatagtcagctCTGCGTTCGGGGTAGGTAGGTATTGAAAGTATACGTTGTTCAAAGTCTGTCCAACATTTCTGTTTAAAGTCTGTCCAAAATGGTGGAATCAGAAGAAAGATGtagcaaatttaattttgaagtCAATCAATTGGAGTATGGTTAGGATATGTAGATCTCTCTATCTAACCTGTTCCTTCACGAAATAAGAAGTTTCAAAATATTTCCAGATCAAACTCAGGAGCGAAATACAAAACCTCAGCCATTCTGGCGTACGTATGTTATACAAACAGTTTCATTTGAACGAAGCGCACGATGCATCGCCCTGTTAAAAAGTAATGCGCTCTGCAAGCGATAGATTACATTGTCAAGGCTACTATCACGATCATGAGTTACATTGCGTCACCGCGGTTAATTAGTGCCGGCTCTTCCTTCAAACAATTTGCGGTTTGAGTAATCTAGCCGTCGTTCAATCGCTTTACTTCATTTCTGTGTCCAACTGAACAGGAATGCGGTTTCGGTACGTGTGCAGTATGTGCATCGAGTTAATTTTTCACCAATGCAGCCGCCCTGTAGCAAACACCAACGTGGgataaaacctttttttcatttcaaggGCACTCTGTAATAGGTTGGATGAAGTAG
This region of Anopheles marshallii chromosome 2, idAnoMarsDA_429_01, whole genome shotgun sequence genomic DNA includes:
- the LOC128709469 gene encoding 40S ribosomal protein S2; translation: MADAAPARGGFRGGFGSRGGARGGRGGRGRGRGRGRGRGGKEDSKEWVPVTKLGRLVKDGKIRTLEEIYLYSLPIKEFEIIDFFLNRLLKDEVLKIMPVQKQTRAGQRTRFKAFVAIGDSNGHIGLGVKCSKEVATAIRGAIILAKLSVVPVRRGYWGNKIGRPHTVPCKVSGKCGSVLVRLIPAPRGTGIVSAPVPKKLLQMAGIDDCYTTTRGSTTTLGNFAKATYAAIAKTYAFLTPDLWKDLPLNKTPYQEFADFLDKTNKSAQRVIEM
- the LOC128707170 gene encoding uncharacterized protein LOC128707170, coding for MAFNKDEMQAPSWMDRSFFEKVLRHSARDSTLAVEDFRIVPGTKPGDHFASVIFRAIVRHSRSADEVSLIVKTLPAEDGLKKDILKDGYVFETETLMYNTIVPAMHQLLQSVGDHTVLGARLLYHEKEPIWVMVFEDITKNGYEMKIKQLDLEESKVVFAKLARWHAASMFLIDTHPEMKTLNKGVYTLFEENDQFLKMWQSNVALLSSIATELPGLEQYSERIANVKEKIFKRASAIYSYDPTSYVHVLNHGDCHYKNMMFKRTEEGKLDDIMLLDFQLSVWGTPAIDLIYAMYNSVSIDTREQYRDELICFYHEELIVCLTKFGYLRKFPTLLEINLEILKCGHLEFLLAATFVPFMCVDINDIMEMPKEGEGFEMDFADIEKMTESFRQCFLTPVYVAYITKNLPKFANKGMIDLE